A single genomic interval of Antarcticibacterium arcticum harbors:
- a CDS encoding ExbD/TolR family protein, translating to MSKFKKKKSGELPAVNTASLPDIVFMLLFFFMVATVMRQNTLMVQNQLPFADQVEKLDKKDLVMYIYAGKPSPRYQQTYGTEARIQLNDKFASVSEVQQFIYSERESKREELIPYLTTALKVDVETNMGLVSDIKQELRKADALKINYTTLTGEVSKN from the coding sequence ATGTCTAAGTTTAAAAAGAAAAAAAGCGGAGAATTACCAGCTGTGAACACAGCTTCTTTGCCGGATATCGTTTTTATGTTGCTTTTCTTCTTTATGGTTGCTACGGTAATGCGTCAAAACACTTTAATGGTGCAAAATCAATTGCCGTTTGCAGATCAGGTAGAAAAACTGGATAAGAAGGATCTTGTAATGTATATTTATGCCGGGAAACCAAGTCCGCGTTATCAGCAAACCTATGGTACGGAAGCCCGTATACAGTTAAACGATAAATTTGCCAGCGTAAGTGAAGTACAACAATTTATTTATTCTGAAAGAGAATCAAAACGTGAAGAATTAATTCCATATTTAACCACTGCCTTAAAGGTAGACGTGGAGACCAATATGGGGCTTGTTTCAGATATTAAACAAGAATTAAGGAAGGCAGATGCTCTTAAGATCAATTACACAACCTTAACAGGGGAAGTAAGTAAAAATTAA
- a CDS encoding asparaginase: MKTRSNILLIYTGGTIGMIKDFETGALKAFNFSELLHNIPELKLLEHHIDTISFKEPVDSSNMNPAQWIQIANIIEERFENYDGFVVLHGSDTMSYTAAALSFMFENLTKPIIFTGSQLPIGDLRTDAKENLITSIQIAGLQKQGRPVISEVGLYFEYKLYRANRTTKVNAEHFQAFASMNYPPLVESGVYLSVNHHVLWKTNRRKKTLLHTNFNDDVLILKMFPGINEQTVDHILSRKGLKGVVLETFGSGNAPTDKWFINLLKKHIEKGLVIVNVTQCIAGSVVMGQYETSTQLKKIGVISGKDITTEAAVAKLMYLLGKDLSPKVFKTIFETSLRGEML, encoded by the coding sequence ATGAAAACAAGATCTAATATCTTACTTATATATACCGGTGGAACCATTGGTATGATCAAGGATTTTGAGACCGGGGCACTAAAAGCTTTTAACTTCAGCGAGCTTTTACATAATATCCCGGAATTAAAACTTCTGGAACATCATATTGATACCATTAGTTTTAAGGAACCTGTAGATTCTTCAAATATGAATCCCGCACAGTGGATTCAAATTGCCAATATAATAGAAGAGCGTTTTGAAAATTATGATGGTTTTGTAGTGTTGCATGGAAGTGATACGATGTCTTATACCGCTGCAGCTCTTAGTTTTATGTTTGAGAATTTAACTAAGCCCATTATTTTTACGGGGTCACAACTGCCCATTGGAGACCTGCGGACAGATGCCAAAGAAAATCTTATTACCAGCATCCAGATTGCCGGGCTTCAGAAACAGGGAAGGCCAGTGATCTCTGAGGTTGGATTGTATTTTGAATATAAGCTTTATCGGGCTAACCGTACCACCAAGGTTAATGCAGAACATTTTCAGGCTTTTGCATCCATGAATTATCCTCCCCTGGTAGAATCTGGTGTATATTTATCTGTAAATCATCATGTGCTTTGGAAGACCAACCGCCGGAAGAAGACCCTGCTGCATACCAATTTTAACGATGATGTTCTTATTTTAAAAATGTTTCCCGGTATAAATGAACAAACGGTAGATCACATACTTTCCAGAAAGGGATTGAAGGGGGTAGTGCTTGAAACCTTTGGCAGCGGAAATGCTCCTACAGATAAATGGTTCATCAATTTATTGAAAAAACACATCGAGAAAGGACTTGTAATAGTGAATGTTACACAGTGTATTGCCGGAAGTGTGGTCATGGGACAGTATGAAACCAGTACTCAGCTTAAAAAAATAGGGGTTATTTCGGGAAAGGATATCACAACTGAGGCTGCTGTGGCTAAATTGATGTACCTTTTAGGCAAGGATTTATCACCTAAAGTGTTCAAAACCATATTCGAGACTTCCCTGCGTGGGGAAATGTTATAA
- a CDS encoding MotA/TolQ/ExbB proton channel family protein, producing MKRLFSTLVIASIMLFGAAEVNATNYVNAQPDNIVNFIQDEEAALDMQEEESLGFHQELKKRFIEGGPGFMGIVLLCLILGLAIAIERIIFLNLSTTNTKKLAQDVEDALNSGGIEAAKEVCRNTRGPVASIYYQGLDRADESIEAAEKAVVAYGGVQMGQLEKNVSWVSLFIALAPMLGFMGTVIGMIQAFDRIEAAGDMQPSLVAGGIKVALLTTVFGLIVAIILQIFYNYIIAKIDSIVNDMEDASIILIDMLVDYKNRRRI from the coding sequence ATGAAAAGATTATTTTCAACTTTGGTAATCGCTTCGATTATGTTATTTGGAGCCGCAGAAGTAAATGCGACAAATTACGTGAATGCACAGCCAGATAATATCGTGAATTTTATTCAGGATGAAGAAGCTGCCCTCGACATGCAAGAGGAAGAATCCTTAGGTTTCCACCAGGAACTTAAAAAACGATTTATAGAAGGTGGTCCTGGATTTATGGGGATCGTTCTTTTATGTTTAATTCTTGGTCTGGCCATTGCCATTGAGAGGATTATCTTTTTAAACTTGTCTACTACAAATACTAAGAAACTTGCTCAGGATGTAGAAGATGCTTTAAACAGTGGTGGTATTGAGGCTGCAAAAGAAGTTTGCAGAAACACAAGAGGCCCGGTTGCATCAATCTACTATCAGGGACTTGACCGTGCAGATGAAAGCATCGAAGCAGCAGAAAAAGCTGTAGTTGCTTACGGTGGAGTTCAAATGGGACAACTTGAGAAAAACGTTTCATGGGTATCTTTATTTATTGCTCTTGCACCTATGCTTGGGTTCATGGGAACGGTAATAGGTATGATCCAGGCATTTGACAGGATCGAAGCTGCCGGAGATATGCAACCATCATTAGTGGCAGGGGGTATTAAAGTAGCTCTTCTTACAACTGTATTTGGTCTTATTGTTGCTATTATTCTTCAAATATTTTATAATTATATCATCGCTAAGATCGATAGTATTGTAAATGACATGGAAGATGCTTCAATCATCTTGATTGATATGCTTGTTGACTACAAAAACAGAAGAAGAATCTAA
- a CDS encoding RluA family pseudouridine synthase, which produces MIILETHIVPAIKERIRLQEYAVSIFSSISTKSTLKKAIKRKEILLNGIPAQTSDWIEQYQKIELLQPELPAKKVYNLKLEVIFEDDFMAVINKPAGISTSGNFFRSIENALPFNLARSTEPDTLPYPMPVHRLDNPTSGLLLVAKTRNAQIILNRAFECQEIQKTYVALVSGLAPPCAVYTNEIEGKNAKSEISLIKYISKAQGEFSLLEVLPKTGRTHQIRIHLSGNGFPIVGDRDYGGFKGFNGGLYLASTGIKFLHPVSGKPMDISIPIPGKFKKFASLQMP; this is translated from the coding sequence TTGATCATACTTGAAACGCATATTGTTCCTGCAATTAAGGAGAGGATCCGGTTGCAGGAATATGCGGTTTCAATTTTTTCTTCCATAAGCACCAAAAGCACCCTTAAAAAGGCCATTAAAAGAAAAGAAATTCTTCTTAATGGTATCCCCGCACAAACTTCAGATTGGATCGAGCAGTATCAAAAGATTGAATTATTACAACCGGAACTACCGGCCAAAAAGGTTTACAACTTAAAACTGGAGGTTATCTTTGAAGATGACTTTATGGCGGTTATAAACAAACCTGCAGGTATTTCTACAAGTGGGAATTTTTTCAGAAGTATTGAAAATGCACTTCCCTTTAACCTTGCGAGATCCACGGAACCGGACACACTCCCCTATCCCATGCCGGTTCACAGGTTAGACAATCCTACTTCAGGATTATTACTCGTTGCAAAAACCAGGAATGCCCAAATAATATTGAACCGGGCATTTGAATGCCAGGAGATACAAAAAACTTATGTAGCACTTGTAAGTGGGCTTGCACCCCCCTGTGCGGTATATACAAATGAGATAGAGGGTAAAAATGCGAAAAGTGAAATCTCCCTTATTAAGTATATAAGCAAAGCCCAGGGTGAGTTTTCATTGCTGGAGGTTTTACCCAAAACAGGCCGTACGCATCAAATAAGGATACATCTCTCGGGAAATGGGTTCCCAATTGTAGGAGACAGGGATTACGGTGGGTTTAAAGGTTTTAACGGAGGTTTATACCTGGCTTCAACCGGAATTAAATTTCTTCATCCGGTTTCGGGAAAACCAATGGATATCAGCATTCCAATTCCTGGAAAATTCAAAAAATTCGCCTCGCTTCAAATGCCTTAA
- a CDS encoding porin family protein, whose product MKKLCLILFGFVLCLPVIAQQRTAGTASVIDSLYREDQFYIGLTFHLLHDLPEEVTQKGFSGGVHLGFIRDFPINKRRNVAIGVGAGWSINTYGQELFIGEDDNEQTIFRDLNALDIEYDTNRFSTQLVEVPLEFRWRTSTPESYRFWRIYTGVRLGYIYHFKSNFRQEGNQVVQTDIPELERFRLGTTFTFGYNTFNFHLYYNLTPFFNNARLNDTEFGVHSFKVGLMFYLL is encoded by the coding sequence ATGAAAAAACTGTGTCTTATTCTCTTTGGTTTTGTTTTATGCCTACCTGTAATTGCACAGCAGAGAACCGCAGGTACTGCTTCTGTAATTGACAGTTTATACAGGGAAGACCAGTTTTATATAGGGCTCACCTTCCACCTGTTGCATGATCTGCCGGAGGAGGTAACCCAAAAAGGATTTTCAGGAGGGGTACACCTTGGTTTTATAAGAGATTTCCCCATTAATAAAAGAAGGAATGTTGCAATAGGTGTGGGTGCAGGATGGTCTATAAATACTTATGGGCAGGAACTATTCATTGGGGAAGATGATAACGAGCAAACAATTTTCAGGGATCTTAATGCGCTGGACATAGAGTATGATACCAACAGGTTTTCAACCCAGCTTGTAGAAGTTCCGTTAGAATTCAGGTGGCGTACTTCCACTCCGGAATCATACAGGTTTTGGAGGATCTATACTGGTGTAAGGCTGGGGTATATTTACCATTTCAAATCCAACTTCAGGCAGGAGGGAAATCAGGTAGTTCAAACCGATATTCCAGAGCTGGAACGCTTTCGGTTGGGGACAACTTTCACTTTTGGATATAACACCTTTAATTTTCACCTGTACTACAATCTAACCCCATTTTTCAATAACGCCCGTCTCAACGATACCGAATTCGGCGTTCATTCCTTTAAAGTAGGACTAATGTTCTATTTGCTATAA
- the asnS gene encoding asparagine--tRNA ligase: protein MIKAKIAELLKSNQFLQEVEVKGWVRSFRSNRFIALNDGSTINNIQCVIDFEKTNEDILKRITVGAAIKITGTLKESLGSQQSVEVEVKNVEILGDANPEEVKLTILSPKRHTLEKLREQAHLRIRTNTFGAVMRVRSKLSFAVHSYFQQNNFHYVNTPIITGSDAEGAGEMFRVTALDINNTPKNEAGEIDFKKDFFGKETNLTVSGQLEAETYAMGLGQVYTFGPTFRAENSNTSRHLAEFWMIEPEVAFTDLDGNMDLAEDFIKYVVKYALDNCKDDLDFLAERFQNEDKTKPEAERSEMGLLEKLQFVTQNNFKRVSYTEAIDILKNSKPNKKKKFQYPIDAWGADLQSEHERFLVEKHFKCPVILFDYPANIKAFYMRLNEDGKTVRAMDILFPGIGEIVGGSQREERLEVLQKKMRALDIDEKELWWYLDTRRFGTCVHSGFGLGFERLVQFVTGMTNIRDVIPFPRTPQNAEF, encoded by the coding sequence ATGATAAAAGCTAAAATTGCTGAATTATTAAAAAGCAATCAGTTCCTACAGGAAGTAGAAGTAAAAGGATGGGTAAGATCCTTTCGAAGTAACAGGTTTATAGCATTGAATGATGGGTCAACCATCAATAATATTCAGTGCGTCATAGATTTTGAAAAGACAAACGAAGACATCCTGAAACGTATAACGGTAGGGGCCGCCATAAAAATAACCGGGACTTTAAAGGAAAGCCTGGGAAGCCAGCAAAGCGTTGAGGTAGAAGTGAAGAATGTGGAGATCCTGGGAGACGCTAATCCCGAAGAAGTAAAATTGACCATCCTCTCCCCCAAAAGACATACCCTTGAAAAATTAAGAGAGCAGGCTCATTTAAGGATACGCACCAACACTTTTGGCGCGGTGATGCGCGTGAGAAGTAAGCTGTCATTCGCCGTGCACAGTTACTTTCAGCAAAATAATTTTCATTACGTAAACACCCCAATAATTACGGGGAGCGATGCTGAAGGGGCGGGTGAAATGTTTAGGGTCACGGCTTTAGATATTAATAATACCCCTAAGAACGAAGCAGGGGAAATAGATTTTAAAAAGGATTTCTTCGGAAAGGAAACAAATCTTACCGTATCCGGCCAGCTGGAAGCTGAAACTTATGCGATGGGATTGGGACAGGTTTATACTTTTGGGCCAACTTTTAGAGCTGAAAATTCCAATACTTCAAGACACCTTGCCGAATTTTGGATGATAGAGCCTGAGGTTGCCTTTACCGATCTTGACGGAAATATGGACCTGGCAGAAGATTTTATTAAATACGTGGTCAAGTATGCCCTGGATAATTGTAAAGATGATCTTGACTTTTTGGCCGAAAGATTTCAAAATGAAGATAAGACCAAGCCAGAAGCAGAACGCAGCGAAATGGGATTGCTGGAAAAACTTCAGTTTGTAACTCAGAATAATTTCAAAAGAGTAAGCTATACCGAAGCTATTGACATCCTGAAAAACTCCAAGCCCAACAAGAAGAAAAAATTCCAGTATCCAATTGATGCGTGGGGAGCAGATCTTCAAAGTGAGCACGAACGCTTTCTGGTAGAAAAGCATTTTAAATGTCCTGTGATCCTTTTTGATTATCCTGCAAATATCAAAGCTTTCTACATGAGGCTTAACGAGGATGGGAAAACGGTAAGAGCAATGGACATCCTGTTTCCTGGAATTGGTGAAATAGTAGGTGGATCTCAAAGAGAGGAACGCCTGGAGGTTTTACAGAAAAAAATGCGGGCTCTGGATATAGACGAAAAGGAACTATGGTGGTACCTTGACACGAGGAGATTTGGAACCTGTGTGCACAGCGGATTTGGCCTTGGCTTTGAACGCCTGGTGCAATTTGTTACCGGAATGACAAATATTCGCGATGTTATCCCTTTCCCGAGAACACCACAGAATGCTGAATTTTAA
- a CDS encoding efflux RND transporter permease subunit produces the protein MSKIFSFGFWNSIARVILRNRLVIIAIIVGITIFMATQWQHMRFSYTEANLLPDDHPVNLVYNDFLDKFGEEGNVIMLAVNDPSLFTTPKFKAWEELAKTLENYPAVENVISLGNLQKLQKFEDPKRFEMVPFVGDRDWDEATVDSLQKELFTAMPFYENLIYSTHSQTVQTVIYLNEQIVNSEERKVFVLEELQPLIENFEEENDLKVHVSGMPYIRTLNAQNIIDEIGLFIVAALFVTSLIFFFFFRSFRATIISMITVLIGVMWSFGVIGLFNYEITVLTALIPPLIIVIGIPNCIFLINKYQQEIKNHGNQAKSLQRVITKVGNATMLTNVTTASGFAAFILTDSTLLKEFGIVASINIIAIFILSLLIIPIIYSYMHLPKDKHLKHLNKRWIGAFVDWMEKMVRQRRITIYITSIILLALSIIGIYQIKISGSLLEDMPQEACFFQDIRFFEAEFDGIMPLEIVIDTKRPRGALALANLKRMETLETAISDVPELSQPLSVVRLAKYSKQAYYNGNPKYFQLPTSQEQNFISPYLKGLSSGENIISTYVDSTGRYARMTTFMKDIGTEEMKRIEENLVPQINKTFPPDRYEVTMTGKALIFQKGTTYLVKNLIVSLSLAILLIALLMAWMFRSFRMILVSLIPNLLPLLVTAGMMGFLGIPIKPSTILVFSIAFGISVDDTIHFLAKYRQELKANNWKIKRSVYAALRETGVSMFYTSIVLFFGFSVFMISSFGGTVALGGLVSATLLFAMLANLLLLPSLLLSLEKRIANKETLKEPAIEIIAEEDDILEEE, from the coding sequence ATGTCAAAAATTTTCAGTTTTGGATTCTGGAATTCCATAGCCCGTGTAATCCTGCGTAACAGGCTCGTTATAATAGCTATAATTGTGGGTATTACCATTTTTATGGCTACGCAATGGCAACATATGCGCTTCTCTTATACTGAAGCGAACCTATTGCCAGATGACCACCCCGTTAATTTAGTATACAATGACTTTCTGGATAAATTCGGGGAGGAGGGCAATGTGATCATGCTCGCGGTAAATGACCCATCCCTGTTCACTACGCCAAAGTTCAAAGCATGGGAAGAGTTGGCCAAAACCCTGGAAAATTATCCTGCAGTAGAAAATGTTATCTCCCTGGGCAACCTTCAAAAACTGCAAAAATTTGAAGATCCCAAACGCTTTGAAATGGTGCCTTTTGTAGGAGACCGGGATTGGGATGAAGCCACTGTAGATAGCCTTCAGAAGGAGTTATTTACCGCAATGCCTTTTTACGAGAACCTTATTTACAGCACCCATTCCCAAACCGTTCAAACCGTAATTTACCTAAATGAGCAAATTGTAAATTCAGAAGAACGAAAGGTTTTTGTGCTGGAGGAACTTCAGCCCCTTATTGAGAATTTTGAAGAGGAGAATGACCTTAAGGTGCACGTTTCAGGAATGCCATATATTAGAACGCTTAATGCCCAGAATATCATTGATGAAATTGGCCTTTTTATTGTCGCGGCACTTTTTGTAACCTCGCTTATATTTTTCTTCTTCTTTCGCTCTTTCCGGGCGACTATCATATCAATGATCACGGTGCTAATTGGGGTAATGTGGTCCTTTGGGGTTATAGGATTATTCAATTACGAGATCACCGTACTCACCGCCCTTATCCCACCATTAATAATTGTAATAGGTATTCCTAATTGCATCTTCTTGATCAACAAATATCAACAGGAGATAAAAAATCACGGGAATCAGGCCAAATCCCTGCAAAGGGTGATAACAAAAGTGGGGAATGCAACAATGCTCACCAATGTGACCACCGCATCTGGATTTGCCGCTTTTATTTTGACCGATAGCACCTTGCTTAAGGAGTTTGGTATTGTGGCATCCATCAATATAATCGCCATTTTTATTTTGAGCCTCCTTATTATCCCTATTATATACAGTTATATGCACCTGCCAAAGGATAAGCATTTAAAACATTTAAATAAAAGATGGATTGGGGCATTTGTAGACTGGATGGAAAAAATGGTTCGTCAAAGAAGGATCACCATTTATATCACCTCTATAATATTACTGGCCTTAAGTATTATTGGGATCTACCAAATCAAGATTTCAGGAAGCCTGCTGGAAGACATGCCGCAGGAAGCTTGTTTTTTTCAGGACATTCGATTTTTTGAAGCCGAGTTTGACGGGATAATGCCGCTTGAAATTGTTATAGATACGAAACGGCCACGAGGGGCGCTTGCCCTGGCCAATTTAAAAAGAATGGAAACTCTGGAGACGGCAATAAGCGATGTGCCGGAGCTTTCCCAACCCCTCTCTGTTGTGAGACTGGCCAAATATTCAAAGCAGGCCTATTACAATGGAAATCCTAAATACTTCCAGCTTCCAACCTCCCAGGAACAAAATTTTATTTCTCCCTATCTCAAAGGTTTATCATCTGGTGAAAATATTATTTCCACCTATGTAGATTCTACCGGCAGGTATGCCCGTATGACCACCTTTATGAAGGATATTGGGACAGAAGAGATGAAACGTATTGAGGAAAATCTTGTGCCTCAAATTAATAAGACCTTTCCACCGGACAGGTACGAAGTGACCATGACCGGTAAAGCCCTAATATTTCAAAAAGGAACTACCTATTTGGTAAAAAATCTAATAGTTTCCCTTTCTCTGGCCATATTATTAATTGCACTATTAATGGCCTGGATGTTCAGGTCTTTCAGGATGATCCTGGTTTCCCTCATCCCCAATTTATTACCACTGCTGGTAACTGCCGGAATGATGGGATTTCTGGGTATTCCCATTAAGCCATCAACCATCCTTGTTTTTAGCATCGCTTTTGGGATCTCGGTAGACGACACTATACATTTTCTTGCCAAATACAGGCAGGAATTAAAAGCCAATAACTGGAAAATTAAAAGATCTGTTTATGCCGCCCTGCGTGAGACCGGCGTTTCCATGTTCTACACCTCAATTGTGCTGTTTTTCGGATTTTCGGTGTTTATGATAAGCAGTTTTGGTGGTACCGTGGCATTGGGTGGTCTTGTTTCAGCAACATTGTTATTTGCGATGCTGGCCAACCTTTTATTGCTACCCTCATTACTGTTATCTCTGGAGAAACGTATAGCAAATAAGGAAACATTAAAGGAGCCTGCAATAGAGATAATTGCAGAAGAAGATGATATTTTAGAAGAAGAATAA
- the rpoN gene encoding RNA polymerase factor sigma-54 yields the protein MLKQQLNFKLSQKLSPQQIQLMKLIQLPTQAFEQRIKQELEENPALEDGKESLDDEFDEDYGSNEYEDDDYGNDEKESEINVDDYLSDDEIPSYRLQANNYSADDEDREVPFASGTSFSQYLKSQLSTFRLTETEKEIADFLIGSVDESGYIRRSIQDIVDDLAFTQNVYTDEATVEKVLKHIQDLDPAGVGARSLQECLLIQLHRKEPRKDISLAIDLLEKSFDHFSKKHYAKLLAKHDISEDDLRDAIDIIEHLNPKPGGTFSGNTRMVEHVIPDFTIKIVDGELELSLNGRNAPEMHISNDYSNMLKGYKEAKEKTRAQKDAVMFIKQKLDSAKWFIEAIKQRQQTLMVTMSSIMNYQKEYFLTGDERNLRPMILKDIADEIGMDVSTVSRVANSKYVDTPYGTKLIKEFFSESMKNDQGEDVSTREIKKILEISIEEENKRKPLTDEKLAKLLLEKGYPIARRTVAKYREQLDIPVARMRKEI from the coding sequence ATGCTAAAACAGCAATTAAATTTTAAATTATCGCAAAAGCTTTCCCCTCAACAGATCCAGTTGATGAAGCTCATTCAATTGCCAACCCAGGCTTTTGAACAGCGCATCAAGCAGGAACTGGAGGAAAATCCGGCCCTGGAAGATGGAAAAGAAAGCCTGGATGATGAATTTGATGAGGACTATGGGAGCAATGAGTATGAAGACGATGACTATGGAAATGATGAGAAGGAGTCTGAAATCAATGTAGATGATTATTTGAGTGATGATGAGATCCCGAGTTACCGTTTACAGGCAAATAATTATAGTGCAGATGATGAGGACAGGGAAGTTCCCTTCGCTTCCGGAACTTCATTTTCCCAATATTTAAAATCGCAGTTAAGCACCTTTCGCTTAACTGAAACAGAAAAAGAAATTGCCGATTTTCTTATAGGAAGTGTTGATGAAAGCGGTTACATACGCCGTAGCATTCAGGATATTGTAGATGACCTGGCTTTTACCCAAAATGTTTATACAGATGAAGCAACGGTAGAAAAGGTCCTTAAACATATACAGGACCTGGATCCTGCAGGAGTGGGTGCAAGATCCCTTCAGGAATGTCTTTTAATACAACTACACCGTAAAGAGCCACGAAAGGATATTTCCCTGGCAATAGATCTGCTGGAAAAGTCCTTTGACCACTTCAGCAAGAAACATTATGCAAAACTCCTGGCAAAACATGATATAAGCGAAGATGATCTAAGAGATGCTATAGATATTATAGAACATTTGAATCCAAAACCCGGCGGAACATTTTCGGGCAACACCCGTATGGTGGAGCATGTGATCCCGGATTTTACTATAAAGATCGTAGACGGGGAACTTGAACTCTCCCTGAATGGGCGTAATGCGCCTGAAATGCATATTTCCAATGATTACAGCAATATGCTGAAAGGTTACAAGGAAGCAAAGGAAAAGACAAGGGCACAGAAAGATGCTGTAATGTTCATAAAGCAGAAGCTTGACTCGGCAAAATGGTTTATTGAGGCAATTAAGCAGCGTCAGCAGACTTTAATGGTCACGATGAGCTCTATAATGAATTATCAAAAAGAATACTTCTTAACCGGTGATGAGCGCAATTTAAGGCCCATGATCTTAAAGGATATTGCAGACGAGATTGGAATGGATGTTTCTACGGTTTCGCGGGTGGCGAACAGCAAGTATGTAGACACACCCTACGGGACCAAACTCATCAAGGAATTCTTTTCTGAATCAATGAAAAATGACCAGGGAGAAGACGTCTCTACAAGGGAGATCAAAAAAATACTGGAAATCTCTATTGAAGAGGAAAATAAGCGAAAACCACTTACTGACGAGAAACTTGCGAAATTATTGCTGGAAAAAGGCTATCCTATTGCCCGAAGAACTGTGGCCAAATACCGGGAACAACTTGATATACCCGTTGCACGAATGCGTAAAGAAATTTAA
- a CDS encoding ExbD/TolR family protein → MARRSSPEINAGSMADIAFLLLIFFLVTTTMETDRGISRKLPPMQDEDVVPPVIKQKNIFTVIVSRDNQLLVEDQLMELKDLRQAAVDFLDNGGGVGEDACDFCQGAKDPQSSDNPEKAIISLVNDRKTEYRTYISVQNELVAAYNVLRNREAQRLFNMEFTQMEKNYNDVNWRGNKEQLKERIEQIKTMYPQKLSEAEPKN, encoded by the coding sequence ATGGCTAGAAGATCATCACCAGAAATAAATGCGGGCTCGATGGCCGATATTGCCTTCCTGCTATTAATTTTCTTTCTGGTAACAACAACAATGGAAACTGACAGGGGGATTAGCCGTAAGTTACCCCCCATGCAGGATGAGGATGTAGTTCCGCCTGTAATCAAGCAGAAAAACATTTTCACAGTGATCGTGAGCAGGGACAACCAGTTGCTTGTTGAAGATCAATTGATGGAGCTGAAAGATTTGCGTCAGGCTGCTGTAGACTTCCTTGACAATGGAGGCGGTGTAGGAGAAGATGCCTGTGACTTTTGTCAGGGTGCCAAAGATCCTCAGTCTTCAGATAATCCTGAAAAGGCGATTATTTCCCTTGTTAATGACCGTAAAACAGAATATAGAACCTATATCTCTGTGCAAAATGAACTGGTGGCTGCCTATAATGTTTTAAGGAACAGGGAAGCACAGCGTTTGTTTAATATGGAATTTACTCAAATGGAGAAAAATTACAACGATGTCAACTGGAGAGGGAACAAGGAGCAGTTAAAGGAACGAATTGAACAAATCAAGACCATGTATCCTCAGAAGTTATCTGAAGCTGAACCTAAGAATTAA